The Dissulfurirhabdus thermomarina DNA window CGCGGTCCCGGTCATCACTGCCTCCATGGCGACTCCTCCAGGCAGGCCTCCACGGCCGCCAGGATCTCGGCGTTGTCGAGGTTGGGGAGGGTCACGGCGCCGGAGCGGCACCCGGCCGTGCACGCCCCGCAGCCCTTGCAGAGCCCCGGGTCCACCACGGCGGCCCCGGCGGCCGGGTCCACGGTGACGGCGTGGTAGGGGCAGACGGCCTCGCAGACGCCGCAGGCGGTGCAGCGGGCCGGGTCCACCACGGCGGTGATGGGCTCGGCCGCCACGGCCTCGCGCGCCAGCACCCGGGCCGCCCGGGCCGCCGCCGCCTGGGCCTGGGCCACGGATTCCTCGATGGGTTTCGGGTAGTGGCAGAGCCCGGCCAGGAAGACCCCCTCGGTGGCGAAGTCCACGGGGCGGAGCTTCATGTGGGCCTCGAGGAGGAACCCGTCGGCGCCCACCGCGCACTTGAAGAAGCGGGAGAGGGCCCCTGCGTCGGCCCGGGGCCGGATGGCGGTGGCCAGGACCACGAGGTCCGGGTGGAGCCGGAGGTCCCGGCCCAGGATGGGTTCCCGGACGGTGACCTCGAGGCGGCCGCCGGCGGCGGTCACCTCCGGCGGGCGATCCAGGTCGTAGCGCACGAAGACGATCCCCCGCGCCCGGGCCTCCTGGTAGAGGTGCTCGCGCCGGCCGTAGGTGCGGATGTCGCGGTAGAGCATGAAGATGTCCGCGTCCGGGTGGCGGGTCTTGAGCTCGAGGGCCTGCTCGATGGCGTGGGTGCAGCAGACCCGGCTGCAGTAGGGGCGCTCGGGCACCCGGGAGCCCACGCAGTGGATGAAGACCGCCTGGGAGAGCCCGGCGGGGCCGGCCGCGTCTTCGGCGAGGCGGCGGTCGAGCTCGAGGAGGGTCATCACCCCGGGGTGGTCGCCGTGGCCGAACCGCCAGGGGTCCTCCGGCCGCCACGGCTCGCCGCCCACGGCGATGACGGCGGCGCCGTGGGCCACCTCGGTCCCGTCCGAGAGCCGGGTCCGGAACCGGCCCACGGAGCCCTCCACCCCGGCCACGGTGACGCCCGTCCGGAGGTCGACGAGGGGGTGGCTGGCCACGCGGGCCGAGATTTCCTCGAGCCAGGGGGCCACCGGGTGCCCCTCCCAGGTGCGGGAGAGGGCCCGGGCCTGGCCGCCGAGCGCGGCCTCGCGTTCCACCAGGGTCACGGGGAAGCCCTGGTCCGCCAGGGCCAGGGCGGCGCTCATGCCCGCCACCCCGCCGCCCACCACCAGGGCCCGCCGGGTCACCGGGACCCGCCGCTCGGGCAACGGCCGGTGTTCCCGGACCCGGGCCACGGCCATCCGGACGAGGTCCTTGGCCTTCTCCGTGGCCAGGTCGGGCCGGTCGGGGTGCACCCAGGCGTCCTGGTCCCGGATGTTGGCCATCTCGAAGAGGTGGGGGTTCAGGCCCGCGGCCCGGAGGGTGGCTTGGAAGAGGGGCTCGTGAGTGCGCGGGGAGCACGAGGCCACCACCACCCGGTTGAGCCGCTCGCGGCGGACGGTCTCGGCGATCTGGTCGATGGTGTCCTGGGAACAGGTGAAGAGGTTGTCCTGGGCGAAGACCACGTCCGGGAGGGTCCTCGCGTAGTCGCGGACGGCGGGGACGTCCACCACGGCGCCGATGTTGACCCCGCAGTGGCAGACGAAGACCCCGATACGCGGCGGTTCGGCCGAAACGTCCCGTTCCTCGGGGTAGGTCTCCTCCCGGGAGGCCTGCCAGCGGACCGGCGCGAGCAGTCGGGCCGCCTCGTGGGCCGCGGCCCCGGCCTCCACCACGGTCTGGGGGATGTCCTTGGGCTCCGTGGCCGCGCCGCAGGCGAAGACCCCCGGGCGCGAGGTTTGGACCGGGGCGAAGGGGTCGGTCCGGATGAACCCGTCCGGGTCGAGTTCCACCCCGAGCCGGCGGGCGAGCTCCGTCGCCGCCGGGTCCATCTCGAGGCCCACGGAGAGCACCACGAGGTCGAAGGTCTCCTGCCGGATCTCCCCGTCGTCGTCCATGAAGCGGAGGGAGAGGCCCCCCGGGGTCGCCGCGGGGAGCACGCTGTGGACCCGGGCCCGGTGGAAGCGGACGCCCTCGGCGGCGGCCCGCTGGGCGTAGGCTTCGAAGCCCTTGCCCGGCGTGCGAAGATCCATGTAGAAGACGTGGGCCTCAAGGTCGGCTCCCAGGTGCTCCCGGGCGATCACCGCCTGCTTGACGGCGTACATGCAGCAGACCGCCGAGCAGTAGGGCCGGTTGCACCGGTGGATGTCGCGGGAGCCCACGCACTGGAGCCAGGCGATCCGCCGGGGCGCGGCCCCGTCGCCCGGCCGGGCCGGGTGCCCCATGCACGGGCCCGAGGGCGAGAGCAGGCGTTCGAACTCCATGGCGGTCACGACGTTGGGCAGGCGGCCGTAGCCCGTGAAATCCAGGGCGCCGGGGTGGAAGGGGGCGAAGCCCGGGGCCAGGATCACGGCCCCCACGTCGAGGTCGAGTTCCTCGGCCCGATCGTCGAAGTTCACCGCGTCGGCGGGGCAGGCCTCGATGCAGAAGCCGCAGCGGCCGGGTTTCTTGAGGCGGATGCAGTGGTCGGGGTCGATGGCGTATTTCAGCGGGACGGCCTGGGGATACTTGAGGTAGGCGGCCTTGCGCCGGCCGAGGCCCAGGTCGAACTCGTCCGGGACCTGCTTGGGGCACTTGTCCGCGCAACGGCCGCAGGCGATGCAGCGGTCGGGGTCGATGTAGCGCGGGTGGCGGCGGAGCCGGGCCCGGAAGGCCCCGGGTTCGCCCTCCAAGGCGAGGACCTCGGTGAGGGTGTAGAGGTCGATGTTCCGGTGGCGGCCGCACTCCACCAGCTTGGGGGAGAGGATGCAGGCGGAGCAGTCGTTGGTGGGAAAGGTCTTGTCCAGCTGGGACATCCGGCCGCCGATGGCCGCGGTCCGCTCCACGAGGTGGACCCGGAAGCCCGCGTCGGCGAGGTCCAGGGCGGCCTGGACCCCGGCGATGCCTCCGCCCACCACGAGGACGCCGCCCGCCGGGGCGCTCATGCCGCCGCCTCCCGGACCAGGGCCCGGACGATCCAGTTCCAGAGGTGGGTGGTCTGCCAGGAGCCGCCGTAGTGCGCGCAGAGGTCCAGGATCTGGCTGTGGCAGTTGTGGCACGGCGTGATGACCACGTCGGCGCCGGTCGCGGCGAGCTGCTCGAACTTGAGCCGCCCGTAGCGGCGGCGGTTCTCCACGAAGCCGGCCTGGAGGGCCCCGCCCCCGCCCCCGCAGCAGTAGTTGTTGGAGCGGTTGGGCCAGGGTTCCACGAAGTTGGCCTCCCCGGCCACGGCCCGGACCACGAACCGGAGGTCCTCGGCCACCTCGTCCCCGAGGCCCTGGCGGACCAGCTTGCACGGGTCCTGGACCGTGAACCGAAGCCCTTCGGTGTTCCAGGAGGGGTCCACCCGGAGCCGCCCCTCCCGGATCCACCGGGCGTAGAGGGTGATGATGCTGACGAGCTCGAACTTGTGGGGGATCCGGAACCTTCGCAACCCCTCCAGGGTCGCGTAGAACATGTGGCCTCACTCGGTGTTGATGTAGTACCTCACGCCGAGGGAGTCCACCATCTCCGCCTGGCGCCGTACGGTGAGCTCCCAGTCCGCCGGGTCGCCGGGGAAGAGGCAGTAGTTGGCCCCGTCCCACCAGCGGGAGGCATAGGTCCAGTCGACGCCGGCGGCGTGGAGGATCTTCCACAGGTGGACCATCTCCTCGGGCTCCACCGTGGGTTCCTTGGCATTCTGGTTGAGGAAGTACTCGGCGCCGTGCTTGTCGATGGGGGCCTGGAGGTCGGCCCATTCCGGCTCGTTCCGCCGGACCTCCTCCAGGACGTCCCCCACCACCCAGACGAAGTCCTCGTCGGGGATGCCGGTGCTGTTGGAGGCCTTCTGGAGATCGCAGGAGCGCTGGAGGTTCCTGGGGCGCCGGTCCCTGGGGCGCATGCCGCGGAGCTCGTAGACGATGCGCCCGACGTCGATCCCCATGGGGCAGGCGTACTTGCACCGCTGGCACATGGTGCAGGCGTAGATCCAGTCGGTGGCGAGGACGTCGTCGTCCTGCCCGAAGACGAGGAGGCGGAGGAGCCTTCGGGGATCCATGCCCTCGAGGCCGCTGGCCGGACAGCCGCTGACACAGAGTCCGCAGGTGAGGCAGTAGTCCAGGCGGCCGTCGGGGAGGGCTCCGAGGATCCGCTCCTTGAGGCGGGTGCGGAGCCGATCGAGGTCGAGCGGTTTGGGAGCGTCGGCCATAGTGCACTCCGATGATGGCGTCGCACGGCGTCGCCAACTGATCGAGTTGCGTCGAATACGCCCGTTCCCGTGACGGCACTTCGGACCCCGGCGCTCGGGGCCTCCTTATCTTATGAACCCCATCGCCGAAGGGTTGTCAAATCCCCGGCCCGCCTTCCTTGACCCCGGGCGGGGGCGACCGTATAGTGCCCGCATGCGGACGTCAGCCAAAGGCCGCGGCCGTCGCGGCCCGGGCGCGCCGCTCGAGGACCGGCTCATCTCCGCCCTCGAGACCGCGGGCCGCCCCCTCTTCCGGCGGGAGATCCTCCACCTGGCCCACGTGCGGCCCGAGGACCGGGCGGCGGCCCGGAAGGCCCTCTCCGGCCTGGTGCGCCGGGGGGCGCTCCTCCTCATGAAGGGCCGTCGCTACGGCCTTCCGCACCTCATGGACCTCGTCGCTGGCCGCCTGTCCGTTCACCCCGACGGCTTCGGCTTCGTCATTCCCGATCCCGGCCAGAAGGTCACCGAGGACCTCTTCATCCCCCCGAAGGGCCTCAAGGGCGCGGTCCACGGCGACCGCGTGGTGGCCCGGGTGGAGGGGCGGCGCGGGAAGCGCTTCGAGGCCTCCATCCTCCGGGTGGTGGAGCGCCCCCTCGACCGCGTGATCGGCACCTTCCGGCGCGGGCGGAACGTGGCGGCGGTCATCCCCGAGGACGATCGGCTCCTCTTCGAGGTCATCATCCCGCCCGGGGCCGACGGGGGGGCGCGGCCCGGCGAGGTGGTGGTGGCGGAGATCGCCGACTTCTCCCCCGAACACCGGAACCCCGAGGGCCGCGTGACGGAGGTCCTGGGCGACCCTGCGGATCTGGCGGTCCAGACCCGGATCGTCATCCACAAGTACGAGCTCCCCCACGACTTTTCCCCGGCGGCCCGGGACCAGGCCGAGGCCCTGCCCGACGCCGTCACCCGGGACGACCTCGCCGGCCGGAAGGACCTCCGGGAGCTCCCCCTGGTCACCATCGACGGGGCGGACGCCCGGGACTTCGACGACGCGGTCTGCGTGCGCAAGACCCGGACGGGCTACACCCTCACCGTGGCCATCGCCGACGTCGGCCACTACGTCCCCGCGGGATCCCCCCTGGACGAGGACGCCCTGGCCCGGGGCACCAGCGTGTACTTTCCCGGGGCCGTGGTGCCCATGCTGCCCGAGTCGCTCTCCAACCACCTCTGCAGCTTGGTGCCCGGCCAGGACCGCCTGGCCATGGCGGTGGAGATCGCCTACGACCGGGCTGGCCGGCCGCGCTGGAGCCGGTTCTTCAAGGCCGTGATCCGCAGCCACCGCCGCTTCACCTACACGGAGGTGAAGGAGGTCCTGGTGGACCGCGACCCGGCGGCCGTGGCCCGGAACCGGGAACACCTGGACCACCTCGAGTGGATGGCGGAGCTGGCCGGGCACCTTTCCCGGCGCCGCCGGCGCCGCGGCAGCATCGACTTCGATCTCCCCGAGCCCGCCGTGGTCCTGGGGCTCCGGGGAGAGCTCGAGGCCATCGTCCGGCGGGAGCGGAACCTGGCCCACCAGATCATCGAAGAGTTCATGATCGCCGCCAACGAGGCGGTGGCGGCGCACCTGGCCGAGCGCCGCATCCCGGTGCTCTACCGGGTCCACGAGGAGCCCGATCGCGCCAAGGTCCGCGACTTCGTGGAGTTCGCCCGTTCGGCGGGCCTGGACGTGGCGGCCCCGGAGGAGCTGACACCGCGGTGGTTTCAGGAGGTCCTGGCCCGGGCCGAGGGGACGCCCCAGGAGTACGTGGTGAACGCGGTGCTGCTCCGGTCCATGCAGCAGGCCGTCTATTCCCCGGTCAACTCCGGGCACTTCGGCCTGGCCTCCCCGGCCTATCTCCACTTCACCTCCCCCATCCGCCGGTACCCGGACCTGGTGGTCCACCGGGTGCTGAAGGCCAACCTGCGCGGCACGCGCAAGCGGCCCGTCTACGGCGAGGACCGGCTCGAGGAGCTGGGCCGGGCCTTGTCCGCCCGGGAGCGGACGGCCTTGGAGGCCGAGCGCGAGATGCTCGACCGGCTCAAGGTCCGGTTCATGGAGGGCCGGGTCGGCGAGGTCTTCGAAGGGGTCGTCTCCGGGGTGGCCTCCTTCGGCTTCTTCGTGGAGCTCCGGGACGTCTTCGTGGAAGGGGCGGTCCGCCTGGTGGACCTCGCCGACGACTACTACGTCCTTGAGGAGAACCGCCACCGCCTGGTGGGGAAGCGCACCGGGCGCACCTTCCAGATCGGCCAGGTGGTCCGGGTCTCGGTGAAGGCGGTGAACGTGGCCCGGCGCCACATCAACTTCGAACTGGTCCCGGACGACGCCTCCTAGCAGGTCCCGCCCATGGCCGTCCCCGCCGAGATCCTCGAGCGCATCCAGCGGCTCCGCCGGGAGATCGACGAACACAACTACCGCTACTACGTCCTCGACAGCCCGGTGATCAGCGACGCCGAGTTCGACGCCCTGATGCACGAGCTGCGGGACCTCGAGGCCCGCTACCCCGAGACGGTCACCCCGGATTCCCCCACCCAGCGGGTGGGGGCCGCCCCGGCCGACCGGTTCCGCAAGGTCCCCCACGCCGTTCCCATGCTGAGCCTGGACGACGCCTTCAGCGAGGCGGAGGTCCGGGAGTTCGACGGGCGGGTGCGCCGGCAGCTCGGCCTCGACGCCTCGCCGGAGTACGTGGTGGAACCCAAGATGGACGGCCTCGCCGTGGAGCTGGTCTACGAGGCCGGGCGCTTCGTCCTGGGCGCCACCCGCGGGGACGGGACCACGGGGGAAGACGTGACGGCCAACCTCCGGACCATCCGCGCCGTCCCCCTCCGGCTGCGGCCCGCCGCCGACCTCCCCGAGCGCCTCGACGCCCGCGGCGAGGTCTTCATGACGCGGGAGGGGTTCGCGGCCTTGAACCGCGAGCGGGAGGCCGCGGGGGAGCCCCCCTTCGCCAACCCGCGAAACGCCGCCGCCGGCTCCCTTCGCCAGCTGGATCCCGCCGTCACGGCGGCCCGGCCGCTGGACATCTTCTTCTACGGGGTGGGGGAGATCCGGGGGTGGCGCCCGCAGACCCACTGGGAGGTCCTCGAGGCCCTGCGCCGCTGGGGTCTCAAGGTGAACCCCCTGGTGCACAGGGCCCAGGGGATCGAGGCGGCGATACGGGCCCGGGACCGCCTTGCGGCCCAAAGGGCCGCCCTGCCCTACGAGATCGACGGGGTGGTCATCAAGGTGAACCGCCTGGACTACTGGGAACGGCTCGGGACCCGGGCCCGGAGCCCGCGCTGGGCGGTGGCCTACAAGTTCGCGGCGGAACAGGCGGTCACCCGGATCCTCGAGATCCGGCTGAGCGTGGGGCGGACCGGGGCCGTGACCCCGGTGGCGCTCATGGAGCCGGTGCGGGTGGGGGGCGTCCGGGTCCGGCGGGCCACGCTCCACAACGAGGACGAGATCCGGCGCAAGGACGTCCGCGTGGGCGACTGGGTCCTGGTCCAGCGGGCGGGCGACGTGATACCGGAGGTGGTCAAGGTGCTCGCCGAGCGCCGGACCGGGGCGGAGGTGCCCTTCGTCATGCCGCGGACCTGCCCGGTCTGCGGCTCCCGGCTCGTCCGGGGCGAGGGGGAGGTGGTCTGGCGCTGTCCCAACCCGGAGTGCTTCCCGCGCCTCGTCCGCCGGGTGGTCCACTTCGCCTCCAAGGGGGCCATGGACATCGACGGCCTGGGGACCAAGGTCGCCGAGCAACTGGTCGGGGTTGGACTTATCCGCGATGTTGCCGATATATACTCTATCGAGATGAGCGACCTCCTCTCCCTGGACCGGTTCGCCGAGCGCTCCGCGCGGAATCTCCTCGAGGCCATCGAGCGGAGCAAGGCGACCACACTGGAGCGCCTTCTCTACGCCCTGGGGATCCGGCACGTGGGGGAGGTCGGGGCCCAGCTCCTCGCGGCGCATTTCGGGTCCGTGGAAGCCCTCATGGCGGCGTCCGAGGAGGCCCTCCAGGAGGTTCCGGGGGTGGGCCCGGAGATGGCCCGGAGCGTGGCCGCGTGGTTCGCCGAGCCGGCCAACCGGCGGCTGGTGGAGCGCCTGCTCGCGGCCGGGGTCCGGCCGGCGCCGCCCGCCGCCCGGGCCGGGGCGCCCCTTTCGGGCAAGACCGTGGTCTTCACCGGGGGGCTTTCGGGGCTGACCCGGGAGGAGGCCAAGCGGCGCGTGCTCGCGGCCGGGGGGCGGGTGGCCTCCTCCGTGGGCCGCGGCGTGGATTTCGTGGTGGTGGGGGAACGGCCCGGTTCCAAGCTCGAAAAGGCGCGCCGTCTCGGGATCCGGGTCATCGACGAGGCGGAGTTCTTGGCCCTGCTCGAAGGAACGGAGGATTAGACGATGGCACCGGAGGAGACGACCCAGGCGGCGGCCGGGGAACAGCTGCCCCAGGACAAGATCTCGGAGATCGCCCGCCGGGCCCTCAAGGGGCTCGTCGCCAAGGGCAAGGCGCCCATCCCCCCGGTCTACGAGAAGGCCTTCTACGACGAGGCCCTGAAGCTCGGGGAGGAAGGCCTCGTGGCCTTCCTCCAGGCCAAGCTCCCCCCGGGTCAGGCCGCCCAGGCCATGGCCGAGCGCCTCGCTGGCGTCATGACCAACCTGGGCGACACCATGAAGCAGTACAAGGAGCGGCTCGACGTCCACAGCGAGCACATCGAGGGGCGGAAGAAGTCTCTGGAGGACGCCCTGGCACCGGAGGTCTGGGCCGTGCTGCAGCAGGAGGTGGGGGCGCTCCTGAGCGCCAACGCCCTCATGCGCGAGCAGGTGGAGGCCTCGGAGCGGCGCCTCGAGGCCCACAAGCAGGAGGTGGCCGAGCTCCAGCGCCGGGTCCGGTTCGACGCGCTGACGGGGGCCTTGAACCGCGGAGCCTTCGAGGAGGACATCGCCGACGAGTACGCCCGGTGCCGCCGCTACGACCGGCCCTTCACCCTCATCATCGCCGACATCGACTGCTTCAAGAAGGTGAACGACACCTACGGCCACACCATCGGTGACGAGGTCCTCAAGTACTTCGTCCGGATGATCTCGCAGGAGGTCCGGGAGATCGACCGGGTCTACCGCTACGGGGGGGAGGAGTTCGTGGTGCTGCTGCCCGAGACCGACTTCGACGGGGCCCTGGTGGTGGCGGAGCGGCTCCGCTCCCGCGTGGAGTCCCGCGTCCTCAAGTGCAAGGGCGACGAGGACATCAGCCTCAAGATCACCGCCTCCTTCGGCGTCACCACCGGGGGGCCGGAGGACGCCAATCCCAAGGCCGTCCTGGCCCGGGCCGACAAGGCCCTCTACAAGGCCAAGGAAGAGGGCCGGAACCGGGTGGTGGGCCTCCGGCCGGGCGGCGGCGCGGCCTGAGCGGGGGAGATCCATGGCGGACATCCGAATCCACGCGTGGGTGAGCGGCCGGGTCCAGGGGGTCTTCTTCCGGGCCTCCACCCGGGACGAGGCCCGGCGGCTGGGGCTTTCCGGCTGGGTCCGCAACCTGCCGGACGGGCGGGTGGAGCTGGTGGCCGAGGGGCCCGAGGCGGCGGTCCGGGCGCTGGAGGCCTGGTGCCGACAGGGGCCGCCCTACGCCCGGGTGGACCACCTGGAGGTCCGGGAGGAGCCGGTCTCCGGCGCCTTCGAGGGCTTCGAGGTGCGCTACTAGTGGCGCGTCGTTTCCTCGCGGCCGTTGCGCTCTCCTGCCTGCTCGCCGGGGCCGCGGGCTGTGCCCGGGTGCACCTCGACCTCGTGGCCGATGAGCCCCCCGCCTGCCTGAACGACCCCGTGGCCGTGGACCTTGCCGTCCTCCGCCACTTCCGGCGCGAGGCACGGGCCCACTTCGGGCTCTTCGGCCTGGTCACCTGGAAGGATCTCCCCCTGGCCGAGGTGGTCCGGGAGGAGGTCGCCGCCGCCGGCGGCGACGCCGTGATCAACCTCACCGTCACCGGCCGGCAGGGCCTCTGGGAGATCCTCCTCGGCCTTCCCCTCAGCCCCCTCTGGACCGCCCGGTCCTACGTGGTGGAAGGCGACGTGGTGCTGCTGCCCGCCCGGAAGTAGGCCCCGCCCTTTCCCGCCGCTTCGCGCCCCGGCGGCCGGCCCTTCTCCGGTCTTTCCCCCCGGCCGGCTTTATGATTTCGACCCCGCGTGTCGATAAAAAAACAGCATGCCGCGCACCGCGGCGGGGTATTTTGCGCCCTCCGGCGCGTTCCGGATCCCCCGGGCCGGGCCCGGCCCCGGGGAGGCGTCCAGACGAGGAGACAGGCATGAAGGCGCTGGTCGTTGACGACTCCCAGGCCATGCGGAAGATGGTCCGGGCCGGCCTCGAGGAGCTGGGGATCTTCGACGAGATCCACGAGGCGGCCGACGGGGCCCAGGCCCTGGCGAAGCTCCGGGAGGTGGGGCCCGTGGATATCGTGCTGCTCGACTGGTACATGCCGGAGATGGAGGGCTACGAGTGTCTCCTCAAGATCCGGGAGAACGCCGCCTGGAACGACGTGAAGGTGATGATGGTGACCACGGAGAACCAGCAGGAGAACGTGATCCGGGCCGTCATGGCCGGGGCCAACGAGTACCTCATGAAGCCCTTCACGGCGGACATGCTGGGCGAGAAGGTCCGGATGGTGCTGGGCGTATGAGTATGATCAAGGTCCTCGCGGTGGACGATTCCGCCGCCTTCCGGCGGATCCTCACCGAGGCGCTGGCCTCGGACCCCGGCATCCAGGTGGTGGGGACGGCGGCCAGCGGCCTCGAGGTGCCGGACCTCGTCCGCGCCAAGCACCCGGACCTCCTGGTACTGGACGTCGAGATGCCCGGCATGGACGGCCTCCAGACCCTGGATGAACTCCGCCGCCAGCACCTCCGCGTGGGGGCCATCATGTTCTCGGCGCTCACGTCGGAGGGGGCCGCCACCACCCTGGAGGCCCTGGCCAAGGGGGCCTTCGACTTCGTGCCGAAGCCCACGGGCACGGGGGCCTTCGTGGAGAGCATCCGGCGGATCAAGGCGGAGCTCATCCCGAAGATCCACGCCTTCGCCACCCGCCGCGCCGGCC harbors:
- a CDS encoding response regulator is translated as MKALVVDDSQAMRKMVRAGLEELGIFDEIHEAADGAQALAKLREVGPVDIVLLDWYMPEMEGYECLLKIRENAAWNDVKVMMVTTENQQENVIRAVMAGANEYLMKPFTADMLGEKVRMVLGV
- a CDS encoding CoB--CoM heterodisulfide reductase iron-sulfur subunit A family protein, giving the protein MSAPAGGVLVVGGGIAGVQAALDLADAGFRVHLVERTAAIGGRMSQLDKTFPTNDCSACILSPKLVECGRHRNIDLYTLTEVLALEGEPGAFRARLRRHPRYIDPDRCIACGRCADKCPKQVPDEFDLGLGRRKAAYLKYPQAVPLKYAIDPDHCIRLKKPGRCGFCIEACPADAVNFDDRAEELDLDVGAVILAPGFAPFHPGALDFTGYGRLPNVVTAMEFERLLSPSGPCMGHPARPGDGAAPRRIAWLQCVGSRDIHRCNRPYCSAVCCMYAVKQAVIAREHLGADLEAHVFYMDLRTPGKGFEAYAQRAAAEGVRFHRARVHSVLPAATPGGLSLRFMDDDGEIRQETFDLVVLSVGLEMDPAATELARRLGVELDPDGFIRTDPFAPVQTSRPGVFACGAATEPKDIPQTVVEAGAAAHEAARLLAPVRWQASREETYPEERDVSAEPPRIGVFVCHCGVNIGAVVDVPAVRDYARTLPDVVFAQDNLFTCSQDTIDQIAETVRRERLNRVVVASCSPRTHEPLFQATLRAAGLNPHLFEMANIRDQDAWVHPDRPDLATEKAKDLVRMAVARVREHRPLPERRVPVTRRALVVGGGVAGMSAALALADQGFPVTLVEREAALGGQARALSRTWEGHPVAPWLEEISARVASHPLVDLRTGVTVAGVEGSVGRFRTRLSDGTEVAHGAAVIAVGGEPWRPEDPWRFGHGDHPGVMTLLELDRRLAEDAAGPAGLSQAVFIHCVGSRVPERPYCSRVCCTHAIEQALELKTRHPDADIFMLYRDIRTYGRREHLYQEARARGIVFVRYDLDRPPEVTAAGGRLEVTVREPILGRDLRLHPDLVVLATAIRPRADAGALSRFFKCAVGADGFLLEAHMKLRPVDFATEGVFLAGLCHYPKPIEESVAQAQAAAARAARVLAREAVAAEPITAVVDPARCTACGVCEAVCPYHAVTVDPAAGAAVVDPGLCKGCGACTAGCRSGAVTLPNLDNAEILAAVEACLEESPWRQ
- a CDS encoding acylphosphatase codes for the protein MADIRIHAWVSGRVQGVFFRASTRDEARRLGLSGWVRNLPDGRVELVAEGPEAAVRALEAWCRQGPPYARVDHLEVREEPVSGAFEGFEVRY
- a CDS encoding GGDEF domain-containing protein — its product is MAPEETTQAAAGEQLPQDKISEIARRALKGLVAKGKAPIPPVYEKAFYDEALKLGEEGLVAFLQAKLPPGQAAQAMAERLAGVMTNLGDTMKQYKERLDVHSEHIEGRKKSLEDALAPEVWAVLQQEVGALLSANALMREQVEASERRLEAHKQEVAELQRRVRFDALTGALNRGAFEEDIADEYARCRRYDRPFTLIIADIDCFKKVNDTYGHTIGDEVLKYFVRMISQEVREIDRVYRYGGEEFVVLLPETDFDGALVVAERLRSRVESRVLKCKGDEDISLKITASFGVTTGGPEDANPKAVLARADKALYKAKEEGRNRVVGLRPGGGAA
- a CDS encoding 4Fe-4S dicluster domain-containing protein, whose translation is MADAPKPLDLDRLRTRLKERILGALPDGRLDYCLTCGLCVSGCPASGLEGMDPRRLLRLLVFGQDDDVLATDWIYACTMCQRCKYACPMGIDVGRIVYELRGMRPRDRRPRNLQRSCDLQKASNSTGIPDEDFVWVVGDVLEEVRRNEPEWADLQAPIDKHGAEYFLNQNAKEPTVEPEEMVHLWKILHAAGVDWTYASRWWDGANYCLFPGDPADWELTVRRQAEMVDSLGVRYYINTE
- a CDS encoding (Fe-S)-binding protein, which gives rise to MFYATLEGLRRFRIPHKFELVSIITLYARWIREGRLRVDPSWNTEGLRFTVQDPCKLVRQGLGDEVAEDLRFVVRAVAGEANFVEPWPNRSNNYCCGGGGGALQAGFVENRRRYGRLKFEQLAATGADVVITPCHNCHSQILDLCAHYGGSWQTTHLWNWIVRALVREAAA
- the rnr gene encoding ribonuclease R codes for the protein MRTSAKGRGRRGPGAPLEDRLISALETAGRPLFRREILHLAHVRPEDRAAARKALSGLVRRGALLLMKGRRYGLPHLMDLVAGRLSVHPDGFGFVIPDPGQKVTEDLFIPPKGLKGAVHGDRVVARVEGRRGKRFEASILRVVERPLDRVIGTFRRGRNVAAVIPEDDRLLFEVIIPPGADGGARPGEVVVAEIADFSPEHRNPEGRVTEVLGDPADLAVQTRIVIHKYELPHDFSPAARDQAEALPDAVTRDDLAGRKDLRELPLVTIDGADARDFDDAVCVRKTRTGYTLTVAIADVGHYVPAGSPLDEDALARGTSVYFPGAVVPMLPESLSNHLCSLVPGQDRLAMAVEIAYDRAGRPRWSRFFKAVIRSHRRFTYTEVKEVLVDRDPAAVARNREHLDHLEWMAELAGHLSRRRRRRGSIDFDLPEPAVVLGLRGELEAIVRRERNLAHQIIEEFMIAANEAVAAHLAERRIPVLYRVHEEPDRAKVRDFVEFARSAGLDVAAPEELTPRWFQEVLARAEGTPQEYVVNAVLLRSMQQAVYSPVNSGHFGLASPAYLHFTSPIRRYPDLVVHRVLKANLRGTRKRPVYGEDRLEELGRALSARERTALEAEREMLDRLKVRFMEGRVGEVFEGVVSGVASFGFFVELRDVFVEGAVRLVDLADDYYVLEENRHRLVGKRTGRTFQIGQVVRVSVKAVNVARRHINFELVPDDAS
- the ligA gene encoding NAD-dependent DNA ligase LigA: MAVPAEILERIQRLRREIDEHNYRYYVLDSPVISDAEFDALMHELRDLEARYPETVTPDSPTQRVGAAPADRFRKVPHAVPMLSLDDAFSEAEVREFDGRVRRQLGLDASPEYVVEPKMDGLAVELVYEAGRFVLGATRGDGTTGEDVTANLRTIRAVPLRLRPAADLPERLDARGEVFMTREGFAALNREREAAGEPPFANPRNAAAGSLRQLDPAVTAARPLDIFFYGVGEIRGWRPQTHWEVLEALRRWGLKVNPLVHRAQGIEAAIRARDRLAAQRAALPYEIDGVVIKVNRLDYWERLGTRARSPRWAVAYKFAAEQAVTRILEIRLSVGRTGAVTPVALMEPVRVGGVRVRRATLHNEDEIRRKDVRVGDWVLVQRAGDVIPEVVKVLAERRTGAEVPFVMPRTCPVCGSRLVRGEGEVVWRCPNPECFPRLVRRVVHFASKGAMDIDGLGTKVAEQLVGVGLIRDVADIYSIEMSDLLSLDRFAERSARNLLEAIERSKATTLERLLYALGIRHVGEVGAQLLAAHFGSVEALMAASEEALQEVPGVGPEMARSVAAWFAEPANRRLVERLLAAGVRPAPPAARAGAPLSGKTVVFTGGLSGLTREEAKRRVLAAGGRVASSVGRGVDFVVVGERPGSKLEKARRLGIRVIDEAEFLALLEGTED